A section of the Falco rusticolus isolate bFalRus1 chromosome Z, bFalRus1.pri, whole genome shotgun sequence genome encodes:
- the YTHDC2 gene encoding 3'-5' RNA helicase YTHDC2 isoform X1: protein MSRPSSVSLRQPVGRSGGSGTPAAAAFAGPVAGRGRGKGLKDICVDEEVEIAVNLALDRFRYGEEKEMEFPSSFTSTERAFVHRLCQSLGLISKSKGKGANRYLTVRKKDGSERTHAVMTCFLAPKTKHSIWSLIQRFPVTNKERTELLPKTERGNAFAVESENREVSKTSGRLNNGIPQVPVKRGESEFDSLRQSLPVFEKQEEIVKIIKENKVVLVVGETGSGKTTQIPQFILDDCYKNGTPCRIFCTQPRRLAAIAVAERVAAERREKIGQTVGYQIRLESRVSPKTLLTFCTNGILLRTLMAGDSTLSTVTHVIVDEVHERDRFSDFLLIKLRDVLQNQTNLRLIISSAALDADLFIRYFGSCPVIHIQGRPFEVKEMFLEDILRSTGYTSKEMVKYKKQKQQEEKQQSALTEWCSAQENNSKMESRRQRSVPSATKDCNLLADGSDTVFNQLTEKDANCLDPWLIKEMDSCLSDIWLHKDIDSFAQVFHLILAENVSVDYRHSETSATPLMIASGRGFLSQVEQLISMGASIHCKSSNGWMALDWAKRFGQTEVIDLLESYSASVEFGNMDESSLVQTSGNDLSAEDRELLKAYHHSFDNEKVDLDLIMHLLYNICHSCDVGAILIFLPGYDEIVSLKDRILFDDKRFADNAHRYQVFMLHSNMQTLDQKKVLKSPPAGVRKIILSTNIAETSITVNDVVYVIDSGKMKEKSFDALSSVTMLKMVWISKASAIQRRGRAGRCKPGVCFRLFSRLRFQNMLEYQTPELLRMPLQELCLHTKLLAPVNCPIVDFLMKAPDPPPALIVRNAVQMLKTIDAMDPWEDLTELGYHLTDLPVEPHLGKMVLCAVVLKCLDPILTIACSLAYRDPFVLPTLASQKRAAMLCRKRFAAGTFSDHMALLRAFQAWQKARSGGWEKAFCEKNFLSEATMEIIIGMRTQLLGQLRASGFVRTRGGADIRDVNTNSENWAVIKAALVAGMYPNLVHVDRESLVLTGPKEKKVRFHPTSVLSQPQYKKIPPENGQAAAIRALPTDWLIYDEMTRAHRIANIRCCSVVTPVTVSLFCGPARLPSNALQELSSFRGDSVSNDNSDSEIEDKTADLALLKLDEWLHLKLDPEAACLLFQLRQKWHNLFLRRMRAPSKPWSQVDETTVRAIIAVLSTEEQSAGLQQPSGIGQRPRPMTSEELPLASTRGSTNSRKSSADTEFSDDSSNPEKVLMKSMPPAPHQLKKYKEKTSLRSKRTSDDRSDQSSAKSTDSSSYPSPSASPSPVSVKGSKPPSPRPNMSVRYFIMKSSNLQNIDISQQKGIWSTMPNNEHKLNRAFWESSMVYLIFSVQGSGHFQGFARMASEIGCEKSQDWGSAGFGGVFKVEWIRKESIAFQFAHHLLNPWNDNKKVQVSRDGQELEPQVGEQLLQLWDRTPLAGKSSTD, encoded by the exons AAAAGGAGCAAATCGATATCTGACTGTAAGGAAGAAGGATGGATCAGAACGAACACATGCAGTAATGACTTGTTTCTTGgctcccaaaacaaaacatagcATTTGGAGTTTAATTCAGAGATTTCCAGTCACAAATAAAGAACGAACAGAACTTCTGCCAAAAACAGAGCGAGGAAATGCATTTGCTGTTGAATCTG AAAATAGAGAAGTGAGCAAGACAAGCGGGCGACTTAACAACGGTATCCCTCAGGTTCCAGTGAAAAGAGGGGAATCAGAGTTTGATTCCTTAAGGCAATCACTACcagtttttgaaaaacaggaagaaattgtcaaaataataaaggaaaataaagttgttttgGTTGTAGGAGAGACTGGATCAGGAAAAACTACTCAA ATCCCTCAGTTCATTCTGGATGATTGTTACAAAAATGGAACTCCCTGCCGTATATTTTGCACTCAGCCAAGACGTTTGGCAGCTATTGCTGTGGCTGAAAGAGtggcagcagaaagaagagaaaagattGGCCAGACAGTTGGTTATCAGATCCGATTAGAAAGCAG GGTTTCTCCAAAGACGCTGTTAACATTTTGCACGAATGGCATACTACTTCGCACGCTAATGGCAGGAGACAGCACTCTATCAACTGTGACACATGTTATTGTG GATGAAGTGCATGAGAGGGATAGGTTCAGTGACTTCTTGTTAATAAAACTAAGAGATGTGTTGCAAAACCAGACTAATTTAAGACTAATTATTTCTAGTGCTGCTCTAGATGCAGATCTCTTTATTAGATATTTTGGAAGTTGCCCCGTAATACACA TACAAGGAAGACCTTTTGAAGTTAAAGAGATGTTTTTGGAGGATATTTTAAGAAGCACTGGGTATACAAGCAAAGAGATGGTGAAGTacaaaaaacagaagcagcaag aagaaaaacagcaaagtgCTCTTACTGAGTGGTGTTCTGCTcaagaaaataacagcaaaatggAATCTCGGAGACAAAGATCTGTCCCAAGTGCAACTAAAGACTGTAATCTGTTGGCTGATGGTAGTGACACAGTATTTAATCAACTG ACTGAAAAAGATGCGAATTGCCTTGACCCGTGGCTAATAAAAGAAATGGATTCTTGTCTCTCTGACATCTGGTTGCATAAAGATATTGATTCCTTTGCTCAGGTGTTCCATCTCATTTTAGCTGAAAATGTCAGCG TTGATTATAGGCACAGTGAAACAAGTGCTACTCCACTGATGATTGCTTCAGGGAGAGGCTTTCTGAGTCAAGTGGAACAACTGATCAGCATGGGAGCAAGTATCCACTGCAAATCATCCAATGGCTG GATGGCTTTGGACTGGGCTAAGCGCTTTGGACAGACAGAGGTTATTGACCTGTTGGAGTCCTACAG TGCTTCAGTGGAATTTGGAAATATGGATGAAAGTTCCCTGGTCCAAACAAGTGGTAATGACCTTAGTGCAGAGGACAGAGAACTGTTGAAAGCTTATCATCACAGTTTTGACAATGAAAAAGTGGATCTGGACCTGATTATGCACTTACTTTATAACATCTGTCATAGTTGTGATGTGG GAGCTATTTTAATATTCCTTCCTGGATATGATGAGATAGTTAGCCTGAAGGACCGTATTCTTTTTGACGACAAGAGATTTGCTGATAATGCTCACAG ATACCAAGTTTTCATGCTTCATTCAAATATGCAGACTTTGGATCAGAAGAAGGTGCTTAAAAGTCCACCTGCTGGCGTCCGCAAAATA ATTCTTTCTACTAATATTGCAGAAACCAGCATAACAGTCAATGATGTTGTATACGTTATTGACTCAGGCAAGATGAAAGAG aAGTCTTTTGATGCACTGAGTTCTGTTACAATGCTAAAAATGGTGTGGATTTCAAAAGCCAGTGCTATCCAGAGAAGGGGCAG GGCTGGACGCTGTAAGCCTGGAGTCTGTTTTCGTCTCTTCAGCAGGCTTCGATTTCAGAATATGTTGGAATATCAGACTCCAGAACTTCTAAGAATGCCACTTCAG gAGCTTTGTTTACACACAAAACTTCTGGCTCCAGTTAATTGTCCAATTGTTGACTTTCTTATGAAAGCTCCTGATCCTCCACCAGCTTTAATTGTGAGAAACGCTGTGCAAATGCTTAAG acaaTAGATGCCATGGACCCTTGGGAAGATCTTACTGAACTTGGTTATCATCTCACTGATCTACCAGTGGAGCCACACCTTGGTAAAATGGTGTTGTGTGCTGTTGTTTTGAAGTGCCTGGATCCTATTCTTACTATTGCTTGCAGTCTTGCATATCGAGACCCTTTTGTCCTACCTACACTGGCCTCTCAAAAGCGTGCAGCCATGCTGTGTAGAAAACGTTTTGCTGCAGGAACATTTAGTGACCATATGGCGCTTCTCAGGGCTTTCCAG GCGTGGCAGAAGGCGCGCAGTGGTGGCTGGGAGAAAGCCTTCTGTGAAAAGAACTTTCTGTCTGAAGCCACGATGGAAATCATCATAGGAATGAGAACACAGTTGCTTGGCCAGCTTAGAGCCTCAG gttttgttaGAACCAGAGGAGGAGCCGATATTAGAGATGTTAATACTAACTCTGAAAACTGGGCTGTAATTAAAGCTGCCTTAGTGGCTGGGATGTATCCCAATCTAGTGCATGTAGACAGAGAAAGCCTGGTTTTGACTGGAccaaaggagaagaaagtgcGATTTCATCCTACCTCTGTTCTTAGTCAACCTCAGtataaaaag ATTCCTCCAGAAAACGGGCAAGCTGCAGCCATTCGGGCACTCCCTACAGACTGGCTTATATATGATGAAATGACGAGAGCTCACAGGATAGCTAATATCAGATGCTGTTCAGTTGTAACACCTGTCACTGTGTCACTCTTCTGTGGACCAGCTAGATTACCAAGTAATGCTTTGCAGGAACTTTCATCCTTTCGAG GGGACAGTGTATCTAATGATAACAGTGATAGTGAGATAGAGGACAAAACTGCTGATTTGGCACTACTGAAGCTAGATGAATGGCTGCATCTCAAACTGGACCCTGAA GCTGCTTGTTTGCTGTTCCAACTCAGACAGAAGTGGCATAACTTATTTCTGCGTCGTATGCGAGCTCCTTCTAAACCATGGTCTCAAGTTGATGAAACAACTGTAAGAGCAATTATAGCTGTTTTAAGTACTGAAGAACAGTCTGCAGGTTTGCAGCAGCCTTCAGGTATTGGTCAGAGACCAAGGCCTATGACTTCCGAAGAACTTCCTTTAGCGTCTACGAGGGGGTCAACCAACAGTAGAAAAAGCTCAGCAGACACTGAATTCTCTGATGACTCCTCTAACCCTGAAAA AGTTTTAATGAAATCTATGCCTCCTGCACCTCACCAGCTAAagaagtacaaagaaaaaacctcttTGCGCTCCAAACGAACTTCAGATGACAGATCAGATCAATCATCAGCAAAGTCTACAGATAGCAGTAGCTATCCTAGCCCCTCTGCTAGTCCTTCTCCAGTATCTGTAAAG gGTTCCAAACCTCCTTCACCAAGACCAAATATGTCAGTTCGGTACTTTATCATGAAAAGTAGCAACTTGCAAAACATTGATATTTCTCAACAGAAGGGTATATGGTCTACTATGCCAAATAATGAACATAAACTAAATAGAGCCTTTTGGGAGAGCAGCATGGTTtacttaatattttctgttcaagGGTCTGGACACTTTCAG GGCTTTGCTAGAATGGCTTCAGAGATAGGGTGTGAGAAAAGTCAAGACTGGGGATCTGCTGGTTTTGGAGGTGTATTTAAGGTGGAGTGGATCCGAAAAGAAAgcattgcttttcagtttgcacACCATTTGCTCAACCCTTGGAATGACAATAAGAAAGTGCAAGTAAGCAGGGATGGCCAG GAGCTGGAGCCACAAGTTGGAGAGCAGTTGCTACAGCTTTGGGACCGTACTCCTTTGGCAGGAAAAAGCTCAACTGATTGA
- the YTHDC2 gene encoding 3'-5' RNA helicase YTHDC2 isoform X2, with protein sequence MSRPSSVSLRQPVGRSGGSGTPAAAAFAGPVAGRGRGKGLKDICVDEEVEIAVNLALDRFRYGEEKEMEFPSSFTSTERAFVHRLCQSLGLISKSKGKGANRYLTVRKKDGSERTHAVMTCFLAPKTKHSIWSLIQRFPVTNKERTELLPKTERGNAFAVESENREVSKTSGRLNNGIPQVPVKRGESEFDSLRQSLPVFEKQEEIVKIIKENKVVLVVGETGSGKTTQIPQFILDDCYKNGTPCRIFCTQPRRLAAIAVAERVAAERREKIGQTVGYQIRLESRVSPKTLLTFCTNGILLRTLMAGDSTLSTVTHVIVDEVHERDRFSDFLLIKLRDVLQNQTNLRLIISSAALDADLFIRYFGSCPVIHIQGRPFEVKEMFLEDILRSTGYTSKEMVKYKKQKQQEEKQQSALTEWCSAQENNSKMESRRQRSVPSATKDCNLLADGSDTVFNQLTEKDANCLDPWLIKEMDSCLSDIWLHKDIDSFAQVFHLILAENVSVDYRHSETSATPLMIASGRGFLSQVEQLISMGASIHCKSSNGWMALDWAKRFGQTEVIDLLESYSASVEFGNMDESSLVQTSGNDLSAEDRELLKAYHHSFDNEKVDLDLIMHLLYNICHSCDVGAILIFLPGYDEIVSLKDRILFDDKRFADNAHRYQVFMLHSNMQTLDQKKVLKSPPAGVRKIILSTNIAETSITVNDVVYVIDSGKMKEKSFDALSSVTMLKMVWISKASAIQRRGRAGRCKPGVCFRLFSRLRFQNMLEYQTPELLRMPLQELCLHTKLLAPVNCPIVDFLMKAPDPPPALIVRNAVQMLKTIDAMDPWEDLTELGYHLTDLPVEPHLGKMVLCAVVLKCLDPILTIACSLAYRDPFVLPTLASQKRAAMLCRKRFAAGTFSDHMALLRAFQAWQKARSGGWEKAFCEKNFLSEATMEIIIGMRTQLLGQLRASGFVRTRGGADIRDVNTNSENWAVIKAALVAGMYPNLVHVDRESLVLTGPKEKKVRFHPTSVLSQPQYKKIPPENGQAAAIRALPTDWLIYDEMTRAHRIANIRCCSVVTPVTVSLFCGPARLPSNALQELSSFRGDSVSNDNSDSEIEDKTADLALLKLDEWLHLKLDPEAACLLFQLRQKWHNLFLRRMRAPSKPWSQVDETTVRAIIAVLSTEEQSAGLQQPSGIGQRPRPMTSEELPLASTRGSTNSRKSSADTEFSDDSSNPEKVLMKSMPPAPHQLKKYKEKTSLRSKRTSDDRSDQSSAKSTDSSSYPSPSASPSPVSVKGFARMASEIGCEKSQDWGSAGFGGVFKVEWIRKESIAFQFAHHLLNPWNDNKKVQVSRDGQELEPQVGEQLLQLWDRTPLAGKSSTD encoded by the exons AAAAGGAGCAAATCGATATCTGACTGTAAGGAAGAAGGATGGATCAGAACGAACACATGCAGTAATGACTTGTTTCTTGgctcccaaaacaaaacatagcATTTGGAGTTTAATTCAGAGATTTCCAGTCACAAATAAAGAACGAACAGAACTTCTGCCAAAAACAGAGCGAGGAAATGCATTTGCTGTTGAATCTG AAAATAGAGAAGTGAGCAAGACAAGCGGGCGACTTAACAACGGTATCCCTCAGGTTCCAGTGAAAAGAGGGGAATCAGAGTTTGATTCCTTAAGGCAATCACTACcagtttttgaaaaacaggaagaaattgtcaaaataataaaggaaaataaagttgttttgGTTGTAGGAGAGACTGGATCAGGAAAAACTACTCAA ATCCCTCAGTTCATTCTGGATGATTGTTACAAAAATGGAACTCCCTGCCGTATATTTTGCACTCAGCCAAGACGTTTGGCAGCTATTGCTGTGGCTGAAAGAGtggcagcagaaagaagagaaaagattGGCCAGACAGTTGGTTATCAGATCCGATTAGAAAGCAG GGTTTCTCCAAAGACGCTGTTAACATTTTGCACGAATGGCATACTACTTCGCACGCTAATGGCAGGAGACAGCACTCTATCAACTGTGACACATGTTATTGTG GATGAAGTGCATGAGAGGGATAGGTTCAGTGACTTCTTGTTAATAAAACTAAGAGATGTGTTGCAAAACCAGACTAATTTAAGACTAATTATTTCTAGTGCTGCTCTAGATGCAGATCTCTTTATTAGATATTTTGGAAGTTGCCCCGTAATACACA TACAAGGAAGACCTTTTGAAGTTAAAGAGATGTTTTTGGAGGATATTTTAAGAAGCACTGGGTATACAAGCAAAGAGATGGTGAAGTacaaaaaacagaagcagcaag aagaaaaacagcaaagtgCTCTTACTGAGTGGTGTTCTGCTcaagaaaataacagcaaaatggAATCTCGGAGACAAAGATCTGTCCCAAGTGCAACTAAAGACTGTAATCTGTTGGCTGATGGTAGTGACACAGTATTTAATCAACTG ACTGAAAAAGATGCGAATTGCCTTGACCCGTGGCTAATAAAAGAAATGGATTCTTGTCTCTCTGACATCTGGTTGCATAAAGATATTGATTCCTTTGCTCAGGTGTTCCATCTCATTTTAGCTGAAAATGTCAGCG TTGATTATAGGCACAGTGAAACAAGTGCTACTCCACTGATGATTGCTTCAGGGAGAGGCTTTCTGAGTCAAGTGGAACAACTGATCAGCATGGGAGCAAGTATCCACTGCAAATCATCCAATGGCTG GATGGCTTTGGACTGGGCTAAGCGCTTTGGACAGACAGAGGTTATTGACCTGTTGGAGTCCTACAG TGCTTCAGTGGAATTTGGAAATATGGATGAAAGTTCCCTGGTCCAAACAAGTGGTAATGACCTTAGTGCAGAGGACAGAGAACTGTTGAAAGCTTATCATCACAGTTTTGACAATGAAAAAGTGGATCTGGACCTGATTATGCACTTACTTTATAACATCTGTCATAGTTGTGATGTGG GAGCTATTTTAATATTCCTTCCTGGATATGATGAGATAGTTAGCCTGAAGGACCGTATTCTTTTTGACGACAAGAGATTTGCTGATAATGCTCACAG ATACCAAGTTTTCATGCTTCATTCAAATATGCAGACTTTGGATCAGAAGAAGGTGCTTAAAAGTCCACCTGCTGGCGTCCGCAAAATA ATTCTTTCTACTAATATTGCAGAAACCAGCATAACAGTCAATGATGTTGTATACGTTATTGACTCAGGCAAGATGAAAGAG aAGTCTTTTGATGCACTGAGTTCTGTTACAATGCTAAAAATGGTGTGGATTTCAAAAGCCAGTGCTATCCAGAGAAGGGGCAG GGCTGGACGCTGTAAGCCTGGAGTCTGTTTTCGTCTCTTCAGCAGGCTTCGATTTCAGAATATGTTGGAATATCAGACTCCAGAACTTCTAAGAATGCCACTTCAG gAGCTTTGTTTACACACAAAACTTCTGGCTCCAGTTAATTGTCCAATTGTTGACTTTCTTATGAAAGCTCCTGATCCTCCACCAGCTTTAATTGTGAGAAACGCTGTGCAAATGCTTAAG acaaTAGATGCCATGGACCCTTGGGAAGATCTTACTGAACTTGGTTATCATCTCACTGATCTACCAGTGGAGCCACACCTTGGTAAAATGGTGTTGTGTGCTGTTGTTTTGAAGTGCCTGGATCCTATTCTTACTATTGCTTGCAGTCTTGCATATCGAGACCCTTTTGTCCTACCTACACTGGCCTCTCAAAAGCGTGCAGCCATGCTGTGTAGAAAACGTTTTGCTGCAGGAACATTTAGTGACCATATGGCGCTTCTCAGGGCTTTCCAG GCGTGGCAGAAGGCGCGCAGTGGTGGCTGGGAGAAAGCCTTCTGTGAAAAGAACTTTCTGTCTGAAGCCACGATGGAAATCATCATAGGAATGAGAACACAGTTGCTTGGCCAGCTTAGAGCCTCAG gttttgttaGAACCAGAGGAGGAGCCGATATTAGAGATGTTAATACTAACTCTGAAAACTGGGCTGTAATTAAAGCTGCCTTAGTGGCTGGGATGTATCCCAATCTAGTGCATGTAGACAGAGAAAGCCTGGTTTTGACTGGAccaaaggagaagaaagtgcGATTTCATCCTACCTCTGTTCTTAGTCAACCTCAGtataaaaag ATTCCTCCAGAAAACGGGCAAGCTGCAGCCATTCGGGCACTCCCTACAGACTGGCTTATATATGATGAAATGACGAGAGCTCACAGGATAGCTAATATCAGATGCTGTTCAGTTGTAACACCTGTCACTGTGTCACTCTTCTGTGGACCAGCTAGATTACCAAGTAATGCTTTGCAGGAACTTTCATCCTTTCGAG GGGACAGTGTATCTAATGATAACAGTGATAGTGAGATAGAGGACAAAACTGCTGATTTGGCACTACTGAAGCTAGATGAATGGCTGCATCTCAAACTGGACCCTGAA GCTGCTTGTTTGCTGTTCCAACTCAGACAGAAGTGGCATAACTTATTTCTGCGTCGTATGCGAGCTCCTTCTAAACCATGGTCTCAAGTTGATGAAACAACTGTAAGAGCAATTATAGCTGTTTTAAGTACTGAAGAACAGTCTGCAGGTTTGCAGCAGCCTTCAGGTATTGGTCAGAGACCAAGGCCTATGACTTCCGAAGAACTTCCTTTAGCGTCTACGAGGGGGTCAACCAACAGTAGAAAAAGCTCAGCAGACACTGAATTCTCTGATGACTCCTCTAACCCTGAAAA AGTTTTAATGAAATCTATGCCTCCTGCACCTCACCAGCTAAagaagtacaaagaaaaaacctcttTGCGCTCCAAACGAACTTCAGATGACAGATCAGATCAATCATCAGCAAAGTCTACAGATAGCAGTAGCTATCCTAGCCCCTCTGCTAGTCCTTCTCCAGTATCTGTAAAG GGCTTTGCTAGAATGGCTTCAGAGATAGGGTGTGAGAAAAGTCAAGACTGGGGATCTGCTGGTTTTGGAGGTGTATTTAAGGTGGAGTGGATCCGAAAAGAAAgcattgcttttcagtttgcacACCATTTGCTCAACCCTTGGAATGACAATAAGAAAGTGCAAGTAAGCAGGGATGGCCAG GAGCTGGAGCCACAAGTTGGAGAGCAGTTGCTACAGCTTTGGGACCGTACTCCTTTGGCAGGAAAAAGCTCAACTGATTGA